One Brassica napus cultivar Da-Ae chromosome C2, Da-Ae, whole genome shotgun sequence DNA window includes the following coding sequences:
- the LOC106378177 gene encoding UPF0725 protein At2g20620-like, whose protein sequence is MPDWLPDDYATSKLQYYEMKESDVEQGKEWLHLYAELALYTKMQTDPYMFEQSKPFELGKVIVQTRGVVGSMEKVTVDNAVFYVSFKTGCGVVCKGVIRRTRDGMPDHLSEAKCLDGCRSPSLFS, encoded by the exons ATGCCTGATTGGTTGCCTGATGACTATGCCACTAGTAAGCTGCAATACTACGAG ATGAAAGAATCAGATGTGGAACAAGGAAAAGAATGGCTTCATCTATACGCGGAACTAGCCTTGTACACCAAGATGCAAACGGACCCG TACATGTTTGAGCAGTCAAAGCCATTTGAGCTGGGAAAGGTAATTGTGCAAACCAGAGGAGTTGTCGGCTCAATGGAAAAGGTCACAGTGGATAATGCAGTCTTCTACGTTAGCTTCAAAACAGGGTGTGGTGTTGTCTGCAAAGGTGTCATAAGGAGAACAAGGGATGGGATGCCAGATCATTTATCCGAAGCCAAGTGTTTGGACGGATGTCGGAGTCcctcattattttcttaa